The following are from one region of the Stigmatella ashevillena genome:
- a CDS encoding phage late control D family protein, producing the protein MTRPLDRSAPGVRLTLLAHERARGGEPLSLEGRVLGLTFEDSATKADKLSLQLDNFDLSLFDKAELVGGTVLEVSWGYPGLMAPPRRVVVKKLKGFQVLTVEGQALSALMHREAKTRAWKGKTRAQVVREVAAEYGYEEDSVHVEDTGESFDTIHQAGETDARFLRRLAAREEFEFHVDDRGLTFGPRNQAAAPTQVLWWYADAGRGDILSVNVESELGRRVGQVGVRGRDATAKANIEAQASSGTVERTTLADFLEVVDKRTGTTALQLRNSTTSVQPTSASTPAQAQRESAARFRRAEAP; encoded by the coding sequence ATGACACGGCCCCTCGACAGGAGCGCGCCTGGCGTGCGCCTCACGCTGCTGGCACACGAGCGGGCCCGCGGCGGCGAGCCCCTCTCCCTTGAGGGCCGCGTCCTCGGCCTCACCTTCGAGGACTCCGCGACGAAGGCCGACAAGCTGTCCCTCCAGTTGGACAACTTCGACTTGTCCCTCTTCGACAAGGCGGAGCTGGTAGGCGGCACGGTGCTGGAGGTGTCCTGGGGCTACCCGGGGCTCATGGCGCCGCCTCGCCGGGTGGTGGTGAAGAAGTTGAAGGGCTTCCAGGTGCTCACCGTCGAGGGCCAGGCGCTCTCCGCCCTTATGCACCGCGAAGCGAAGACACGCGCCTGGAAGGGCAAGACACGCGCCCAGGTAGTGCGCGAGGTGGCCGCCGAGTATGGCTACGAAGAGGACTCCGTCCACGTCGAGGACACCGGAGAGTCCTTCGACACCATCCACCAGGCCGGGGAGACGGATGCGCGCTTTCTCCGGCGCCTGGCCGCGCGGGAGGAGTTCGAGTTCCACGTCGACGACAGGGGCCTCACCTTCGGCCCGCGCAACCAGGCCGCCGCGCCCACCCAGGTGCTGTGGTGGTACGCGGACGCAGGCCGGGGCGACATCCTTTCAGTCAACGTCGAGTCGGAGCTGGGCCGCCGAGTGGGCCAGGTGGGCGTCCGTGGCCGGGACGCCACGGCCAAGGCGAACATCGAAGCCCAGGCGAGCAGTGGCACCGTGGAGCGCACCACCCTCGCGGACTTCCTGGAGGTGGTGGACAAGCGCACGGGCACCACCGCGCTGCAGCTCCGAAACAGCACCACCAGCGTCCAGCCCACCTCGGCCTCGACACCCGCCCAGGCCCAGCGTGAGTCCGCGGCCCGCTTCCGACGCGCGGAAGCACCGTGA
- a CDS encoding GPW/gp25 family protein — protein sequence MSQQSRNLLVPFRRDRKRDFAAGTEAELLASKVRQVLLTEGATPHSTGELPWRTSFGAGLSRLRHQRNDTVLAELARVYVRDALARWLPGVQLVRVAVQSGGPTITLQIHVRKEGAEVTLDSLIYVGS from the coding sequence TTGAGCCAGCAATCTCGGAATCTCCTCGTCCCATTCCGGCGCGACCGAAAGCGGGACTTCGCTGCGGGCACCGAGGCCGAGTTGCTCGCCTCGAAGGTGCGGCAGGTGCTGCTGACGGAAGGCGCCACGCCCCACTCCACCGGCGAGCTGCCCTGGCGCACCAGCTTCGGTGCGGGTCTCTCGCGGCTTCGGCACCAACGCAACGACACCGTGCTGGCGGAGCTGGCTCGTGTGTATGTCCGCGACGCCCTTGCTCGCTGGCTACCGGGTGTCCAACTCGTACGGGTCGCAGTTCAGAGCGGAGGCCCCACAATCACCCTGCAGATACATGTGCGGAAGGAGGGCGCAGAGGTCACGCTGGACTCGCTCATATACGTCGGCTCTTGA
- a CDS encoding phage tail sheath protein, translated as MSRQLLSSKVVAEEEEPQVRSIPSEPTCVVGAVGLTERGPIGQAVLCTSFEEYQATFGSFTPDSDLALAAMGFFENGGSRLWVVRTVHYEVATNPESHTATRAAAALTTGGGPTPAVVRGTLRPPFTLGDGQCLGVSVNGGEAVDVIFSGAAGSVSAGHPGPYALTAGHSLRVRVDDGRDVFIPFNSEDFDDMAQATAQEVAAVLNAGLVGGRATVEDGVLRIASDTQGASSRLEVGDEVATTVFGFPLGPQVGSGNVQNLRAVELAEVRALVEAAVVGVRVAPSSLGALQLRTQATGPSASLRVQGDAGSGLGLDALLHTGDASGATDVLYLEAKDEGAYANRLEVEVRPSSNGLPDTFDVLILEDGTYRESFPNLSSAEGNARYVERVLNDERTGSSHVRASMVHPAVLPDVQTVALLGGADGLVGLSDADFIGSEAGGNGLLRARLSAGPHASPGTWTGHSCRSQRHGALLRGGTRPLGLRHLRPARRLQGDRHGLLRLTGGCPRRPL; from the coding sequence ATGAGTCGTCAATTGCTCTCGTCGAAAGTCGTTGCGGAAGAGGAGGAGCCGCAGGTCCGCAGCATTCCCTCCGAGCCCACCTGTGTAGTCGGCGCTGTCGGCCTCACGGAGCGCGGCCCCATCGGCCAGGCTGTGCTGTGCACCTCCTTCGAGGAGTACCAGGCCACCTTCGGCAGCTTCACCCCGGACTCGGACCTGGCCCTCGCCGCCATGGGCTTCTTCGAGAACGGCGGCAGCCGCCTCTGGGTGGTGCGCACCGTCCACTACGAGGTCGCCACCAACCCCGAGTCGCATACGGCCACGCGTGCGGCGGCGGCCCTCACCACAGGCGGCGGGCCCACGCCCGCTGTCGTGCGAGGCACCCTGCGTCCTCCATTTACCCTTGGAGACGGCCAGTGCCTGGGGGTGTCCGTCAACGGCGGTGAGGCGGTGGACGTCATCTTCTCCGGCGCCGCAGGCTCTGTCTCCGCGGGCCACCCCGGGCCCTATGCCCTCACCGCCGGGCATTCGCTTCGCGTGCGCGTCGACGACGGGCGGGATGTCTTCATCCCCTTCAACTCGGAAGACTTCGACGACATGGCCCAGGCCACTGCGCAGGAAGTGGCCGCCGTCCTTAACGCGGGCCTCGTCGGGGGGCGCGCCACCGTGGAGGACGGTGTGCTGAGAATCGCCAGCGACACCCAGGGCGCCTCCAGCCGTCTGGAGGTGGGCGACGAAGTGGCCACCACTGTCTTCGGCTTCCCCCTCGGCCCTCAGGTGGGGAGCGGCAACGTCCAGAATCTGCGCGCCGTCGAGTTGGCTGAGGTGCGGGCCCTCGTGGAGGCGGCGGTGGTAGGTGTCCGCGTGGCGCCGTCCTCCCTGGGGGCCTTGCAGTTGCGCACCCAAGCTACGGGACCCAGCGCTTCCTTGCGTGTGCAGGGCGACGCGGGCTCAGGCCTCGGCCTGGACGCGCTGCTGCATACCGGCGACGCCTCCGGCGCCACCGACGTCCTTTACCTGGAGGCCAAGGACGAGGGCGCCTACGCCAACCGCCTCGAGGTGGAGGTGCGCCCCTCGAGCAATGGCTTGCCGGACACCTTCGATGTCCTCATCCTCGAAGACGGTACCTACCGCGAGTCCTTCCCCAACCTCTCCTCGGCCGAGGGCAACGCGCGCTACGTCGAGCGTGTCCTCAACGACGAGCGCACCGGCTCCTCCCACGTCCGGGCCTCCATGGTGCACCCCGCTGTCCTCCCTGACGTGCAGACGGTAGCGCTCTTGGGCGGTGCAGACGGCCTCGTTGGCCTCAGTGACGCGGACTTCATCGGCTCCGAGGCCGGTGGGAACGGTCTTTTACGCGCTCGACTCAGTGCAGGACCTCACGCTTCTCCTGGTACCTGGACGGGCCACTCCTGCCGTTCACAACGCCATGGTGCGCTACTGCGAGGTGGCACGCGACCGCTTGGTCTTCGCCATCTTCGACCCGCCCGCAGGCTACAAGGCGACCGACATGGTCTCCTACGTCTCACAGGAGGCTGCCCTCGAAGGCCTCTCTGA
- a CDS encoding CIS tube protein yields MSIAAGLARPPRCLLVNVLTGEAMECLFNPTQLTEKLQVNWSRLAVPGLSHQVLQFQGTSNRQLAGVEFYLDAFFASQQADTSNIMAFRGFLRALTVPPAGTEGVLATAPPRVLVLWPGLLTVECVVASVEFQYRQLAVDGRVIVYTATVTFEEVLDTRVTSEQLRQEVP; encoded by the coding sequence GTGTCCATCGCTGCCGGCCTCGCCCGTCCTCCTCGCTGCCTCCTCGTGAATGTCCTCACCGGCGAGGCCATGGAGTGCCTGTTCAACCCCACGCAGCTCACCGAGAAGCTCCAGGTGAACTGGAGCCGCTTGGCCGTGCCGGGCCTCTCCCACCAGGTGCTCCAGTTCCAGGGCACCTCCAACCGGCAGCTCGCGGGCGTGGAGTTCTACCTGGACGCCTTCTTCGCCTCCCAGCAGGCCGACACGTCCAACATCATGGCGTTCCGCGGCTTCCTGCGCGCCCTCACCGTGCCCCCGGCCGGTACCGAGGGTGTGCTGGCGACGGCGCCTCCTCGCGTCCTCGTCCTCTGGCCAGGCCTCCTCACGGTGGAGTGTGTCGTCGCCAGCGTGGAGTTCCAGTACCGCCAGTTGGCCGTGGACGGCCGCGTCATCGTCTACACCGCCACGGTCACCTTCGAGGAGGTGCTGGACACCCGTGTCACCTCCGAGCAGCTCCGCCAGGAGGTGCCGTAG
- a CDS encoding phage tail sheath family protein, producing MVSYVSQEAALEGLSEHAALYWPRVKVLNPARGVFGNVEQLVVPPSGIIAGVFARNDGARPGGVYDAPAGIDAGRMFGVLGFESKECLDEKKRDIVYPRRINPLTTGPSLPRFIDGSRTLKASGNFPYVAERRGVSFIEKALQTGLQFARHRNNTEALRAQVRRTITAFLLTQMRNGAFRSNEPAKAFFVDMSGNGPHEVFAGRLNVRVGLATNKPAEFIVLRISQDTRALDAELASGE from the coding sequence ATGGTCTCCTACGTCTCACAGGAGGCTGCCCTCGAAGGCCTCTCTGAGCACGCGGCCCTCTACTGGCCTCGCGTCAAGGTGCTCAACCCCGCCCGCGGCGTCTTCGGCAACGTGGAGCAGCTCGTCGTCCCTCCCTCCGGCATCATCGCTGGTGTCTTCGCGCGCAACGACGGCGCGCGCCCCGGCGGTGTGTATGACGCGCCTGCGGGCATCGACGCCGGGCGCATGTTCGGCGTCCTCGGCTTCGAGTCCAAGGAGTGCCTCGACGAGAAGAAGCGGGACATCGTCTACCCCCGCCGCATCAACCCCCTCACCACGGGGCCCAGCCTGCCGCGCTTCATCGACGGCTCCCGCACGCTGAAGGCCAGCGGCAACTTCCCCTACGTCGCAGAGAGGCGCGGGGTGTCCTTCATCGAAAAAGCACTCCAAACAGGACTCCAATTCGCCCGGCACCGCAACAACACCGAAGCGCTGCGCGCCCAGGTGCGCCGTACCATTACGGCCTTCCTCCTCACGCAAATGCGAAACGGCGCCTTCCGCTCCAACGAGCCCGCCAAGGCCTTCTTCGTCGACATGTCAGGCAATGGCCCTCACGAGGTTTTCGCCGGGCGCCTCAACGTACGGGTTGGCCTGGCCACCAACAAGCCCGCCGAGTTCATCGTCCTGCGCATTTCCCAGGACACCCGAGCCCTCGACGCCGAGCTGGCCTCGGGAGAGTAG
- a CDS encoding IS630 family transposase has product MLPVPVVRGSFPPLQRVEVERLACCEPADVGLHMTHWSTRSLARAAQLRGIASTISHSTVALILRDAELQPHRWRYWKTPTPDDTFRAKAAKVLWCYENAHSLAERGEVVLCVDEKPNIQALERRCPSRSMKPGLIQHQEFEYVRHGTVNFLAKLVVHTGKMRGWCLEHNDSASLRAVLPQLLWEHRQARRIHLIWDAGSSHMAHPTRSFLSSYYPQVRVLFTPAHASWLDQAELLLRAFGARYLQRGDWASRSELIEHLNASWPEYNRLYAHPFTWSWTRTQMHRWVDRYQS; this is encoded by the coding sequence ATGCTCCCCGTTCCGGTCGTCCGCGGGAGCTTTCCCCCCCTGCAACGAGTGGAGGTGGAGCGCCTGGCATGCTGCGAACCGGCCGACGTCGGGCTGCACATGACCCACTGGTCCACTCGTAGTCTGGCGCGTGCTGCCCAGCTCCGGGGGATTGCCTCCACCATCTCCCACTCCACCGTCGCGCTCATCCTTCGCGATGCCGAACTGCAACCCCACCGCTGGCGCTACTGGAAGACACCGACTCCAGACGACACCTTTCGCGCCAAGGCCGCCAAGGTCCTCTGGTGCTACGAGAATGCTCACTCCCTCGCAGAGCGAGGCGAGGTGGTGTTGTGCGTGGACGAGAAGCCCAACATCCAAGCTCTGGAGCGGCGCTGCCCCTCGCGCTCGATGAAGCCGGGCCTCATCCAGCACCAAGAGTTCGAGTATGTGCGCCACGGCACGGTGAACTTCTTGGCCAAGCTGGTGGTGCATACCGGCAAGATGCGCGGCTGGTGTCTGGAGCACAACGACAGCGCCAGCCTGCGGGCGGTCCTGCCCCAACTGTTGTGGGAGCATCGCCAGGCCCGTCGCATTCACCTCATCTGGGATGCGGGCTCTAGCCACATGGCCCACCCGACACGTTCGTTCCTCAGCAGCTACTACCCTCAGGTTCGAGTGCTCTTCACTCCGGCCCATGCCTCCTGGCTCGACCAAGCCGAGTTGCTGCTGCGCGCCTTCGGGGCGCGCTACCTTCAGCGGGGCGACTGGGCCAGCCGCTCCGAACTCATCGAGCACCTCAACGCAAGCTGGCCCGAGTACAACCGTCTCTATGCCCACCCGTTCACTTGGTCCTGGACTCGGACCCAAATGCACCGGTGGGTGGACCGTTACCAGTCCTGA
- a CDS encoding HNH endonuclease: MPRGTPLSGLWRGKELIKNWLAKQQAPLCACGCGERIVLKPSHRHAGIPQFILGHHARARRGNYKGVDMWVAANTGKHHCQCGCGKQISLKPRHHATGIPRYFKKHHPKPQLGFGPEHPFFIKDRAKAKRPWQFPAWVKKLAIELYNHRCAWCGAFDLVDCDHIIPASLGGAPTVGNAQPLCPTCHRWKSGIEPTSRLGKTPQSRSRKRRGELQ, translated from the coding sequence ATGCCGAGAGGGACTCCACTGAGCGGCCTTTGGCGAGGCAAGGAGTTGATCAAAAACTGGCTCGCGAAGCAGCAGGCTCCGCTTTGCGCGTGCGGATGCGGCGAACGGATTGTCTTGAAGCCCAGCCACCGTCACGCAGGCATCCCACAATTCATCCTCGGGCACCATGCACGTGCGCGACGGGGCAACTACAAGGGTGTCGACATGTGGGTCGCGGCCAATACAGGCAAGCACCATTGTCAGTGTGGCTGCGGCAAACAAATTTCACTGAAACCTCGGCACCACGCAACGGGGATTCCTCGTTACTTCAAGAAACACCACCCCAAGCCGCAACTGGGATTCGGGCCTGAGCATCCGTTCTTCATCAAGGACCGCGCCAAGGCGAAGCGCCCGTGGCAGTTTCCTGCATGGGTAAAGAAGCTGGCCATTGAGCTCTACAACCATCGCTGTGCCTGGTGTGGCGCATTTGACCTCGTCGACTGCGACCACATCATACCTGCGTCCCTGGGCGGAGCCCCCACCGTCGGGAATGCACAACCTCTATGTCCCACCTGCCACAGGTGGAAGTCCGGCATTGAGCCAACCTCTCGGCTTGGGAAGACACCCCAATCTCGAAGCAGAAAGCGAAGAGGAGAACTGCAGTGA
- a CDS encoding phage baseplate assembly protein V, giving the protein MSTFDDDILAHDTRLLGMYVGYVTSRDDEAQLGRVRVCIPGVLEPESAWAWPLGTFGGGAKDTGFFAVPHVGAEVAVFFNMGDVDAPYYLSAHWGKPGGQSEVPEEAQVSPPDNRVLATPTFRVELDESAGHRKLKLTNRKTGDCLTFDAEENTVTLEATTALTLRAVGAISLEAAQVTIAGRVVRPIAEPI; this is encoded by the coding sequence ATGAGCACCTTCGACGACGACATCCTCGCCCATGACACGCGCCTCCTCGGCATGTACGTGGGCTACGTCACCAGCCGCGACGACGAGGCGCAGCTCGGCCGCGTCCGCGTGTGCATCCCCGGTGTCCTCGAGCCCGAGTCCGCCTGGGCCTGGCCGCTGGGCACCTTCGGCGGTGGCGCCAAGGACACGGGCTTCTTCGCGGTGCCGCACGTGGGCGCCGAGGTGGCTGTCTTCTTCAACATGGGTGATGTCGACGCGCCCTACTACCTCAGCGCGCACTGGGGGAAGCCGGGCGGACAGAGTGAGGTGCCCGAAGAAGCCCAGGTGTCTCCGCCCGACAACCGCGTCCTCGCCACGCCCACCTTCCGCGTCGAGTTGGACGAGTCCGCAGGCCACCGCAAGCTGAAGCTCACCAACCGGAAGACGGGCGACTGCCTCACCTTCGACGCGGAGGAGAACACCGTCACCCTGGAGGCCACCACCGCCCTCACTCTGCGCGCGGTGGGCGCCATCTCGCTGGAGGCGGCCCAGGTCACCATCGCCGGGCGGGTGGTGCGTCCCATCGCCGAGCCGATTTGA
- a CDS encoding phage tail protein, which translates to MTVIGSPRSFHKRFKFVVEIDSVASAGFQKCSELSVEVANVQYFEGGSLIPNKSPGRLTFSDVTLERGATQDHELFDWFQDVVHTASGLGLPDSLYKRNLDIVQQDRDGTTLRRWSLARAWPVKFVAGEWDNESDENVIESVTLTYDFFELAK; encoded by the coding sequence GTGACTGTCATCGGAAGCCCGAGGTCGTTCCATAAACGCTTCAAGTTTGTGGTCGAAATTGATTCGGTCGCGTCGGCCGGTTTCCAGAAGTGCTCCGAGCTGTCCGTCGAGGTCGCCAACGTCCAGTACTTCGAGGGCGGCTCGTTGATTCCGAACAAGTCCCCGGGTCGCCTCACCTTCTCGGACGTCACCCTGGAGCGAGGCGCCACGCAGGACCACGAGCTCTTCGACTGGTTCCAGGACGTCGTCCACACCGCCAGCGGCCTGGGCCTGCCGGACAGTCTCTACAAGCGCAACCTCGACATCGTCCAACAGGATAGGGACGGCACCACGCTGCGCCGGTGGAGTCTCGCCCGGGCCTGGCCGGTGAAGTTCGTCGCGGGTGAGTGGGACAACGAGTCCGATGAAAATGTCATCGAAAGCGTCACCCTCACCTACGACTTCTTCGAGCTGGCCAAGTAG
- a CDS encoding IPT/TIG domain-containing protein — translation MAVPSLTSVTPSSGPTSGGDILRLAGTGFAARVAVRLGGLHAEVLSVREEAGTTYVEVRTTPHEASTVDVELHNLSAVGSPVPGEAAVLSGAYRYLRPHVAREADLTRLVRTLLRELKRQVVANVSASVSVDYDNTVADGLNVIAMASLPSVVLSGPALRESRRYSTNVLREDVVQGPSGAELVRRRPAYTVDLAFTLTVASERTAELFNLMAAVATFLNRNRWLSMARDAEAASRGTVRWEMDADGEVRTQLASRDDVRAFTWGLVVRGFDVDEGLPLDIGKAVAATHLGTDSLSGGTS, via the coding sequence ATGGCCGTCCCCTCCCTCACCTCCGTGACGCCCTCCTCGGGGCCCACCAGCGGCGGCGACATTCTCCGCCTCGCCGGGACGGGCTTCGCCGCGCGGGTGGCCGTGCGCCTGGGAGGACTGCACGCGGAGGTGCTCTCCGTCCGTGAAGAGGCAGGCACAACCTACGTGGAGGTGCGGACGACGCCCCACGAGGCGAGCACCGTCGATGTGGAGCTGCACAACCTCTCCGCGGTGGGCAGCCCTGTTCCGGGAGAGGCCGCTGTCCTTTCGGGGGCATACCGCTACCTGCGTCCGCATGTCGCTCGTGAGGCGGACCTCACCCGTCTCGTGCGCACGCTGCTGCGCGAGTTGAAGCGGCAGGTGGTGGCCAACGTCAGCGCCAGCGTCTCCGTCGACTACGACAACACGGTGGCGGACGGCCTCAACGTCATCGCCATGGCCTCGTTGCCCTCCGTTGTACTGTCAGGCCCCGCACTGCGTGAGAGTCGTCGCTATTCCACCAACGTCTTGCGCGAGGACGTGGTGCAGGGCCCCTCCGGCGCGGAGCTGGTGCGCAGGCGCCCCGCGTACACGGTGGATTTGGCCTTCACCCTCACGGTGGCCTCCGAGCGCACCGCCGAGCTCTTCAACCTCATGGCCGCCGTGGCCACCTTCCTCAACCGCAACCGCTGGCTCTCCATGGCCCGGGACGCGGAGGCCGCCTCGCGCGGCACCGTCCGCTGGGAAATGGACGCAGACGGCGAGGTGCGCACGCAGCTCGCCAGCCGTGACGACGTGCGCGCCTTCACCTGGGGCTTGGTGGTGCGCGGCTTCGACGTGGACGAGGGCCTGCCCCTCGACATCGGCAAGGCCGTCGCCGCGACGCACCTCGGAACGGACTCTCTTTCTGGAGGTACCTCATGA
- a CDS encoding phage tail tape measure protein, with the protein MLNNLGLGFIFTARDLASGVFTQLEVNFTRLDRRVGLGTARIEGAFQRLGVAMALFTAGAVTIGASLSLANTAGQFEQAVAGVAAVSGASAEVLGQLRDAAIKASLATQFTPTESVLGLRELTQAGFTAAEAMKLLEPVLDLAGGSLGELTPQGAAGLASQAMKAFGISVDGAALSVDQMLQAVNVFALSANELPLALGTAARGAQALNQSLPETLIALGLVKNVVPGVERASTAVAVAMERMADPEVQKHLRGLGVAVTDSSGNFLSFLDILDKLSPALERMTAAQRSAFLLKAFGREALGGVNAILTQFSNGIRKDTGEVVRGAAALKHLRDEFEKAGGTATKFREQMLDTFEGQKTLLSGNMETLAIVLGEPFSQVLKPLVTLVASAVQQVLGVFQALPGPVKRAFAAFALGAGGLMTLVGAVIAAKVGLALMVVGIKVLGLTLGGLLATVLPAVGAVVLLGVAVAGLAYAFRHNLGGLGDFARRVQEQVTLAFRGLVQLFEDGGFSGAVREELGRAENAGLKDFLINLYLWGHRLHSFFSGIADGFSAGLEAARPTLDAFQATLVRVGATLGFLSERDDAATAAAKFAAFGASGATVGRALARVFDFVVLALTAAAEVVEGLAGQWGYMKAGVDVLLGSLAHLGRVLGGALSGLVGTSSAAREGGSIWVAMGQAIGFAIGNITTVVGVLVSAVSLAVSVVGGILNAALAAFSGIVDVFWGVVLTLSGILTGNWAEAWTGMKLVVFGVVDAISGVLLELVGAILGVVDAVANLFGTDTGLQQALRSARLGLHRDLAVAFGLEDSTGSATTPTSIVTSASPTSSVDWPLESSSMPAVAALQASLPQAEVLSSQPASPPSAPVLVSVQVDGEVLAQATARAERDAASRAFSPMPSY; encoded by the coding sequence GTGCTCAACAACCTCGGACTGGGCTTCATCTTCACCGCACGGGACTTGGCCTCCGGCGTTTTCACCCAGCTCGAGGTCAACTTCACGCGCCTGGACAGGCGTGTGGGGTTGGGCACCGCGCGCATTGAGGGCGCATTCCAGCGGCTCGGCGTCGCCATGGCCCTCTTCACGGCGGGCGCCGTCACCATCGGCGCGTCGTTGTCCCTGGCCAACACCGCCGGCCAATTCGAGCAGGCCGTGGCGGGCGTGGCCGCTGTCTCTGGCGCCTCGGCCGAGGTGCTTGGGCAGCTACGTGACGCGGCTATCAAGGCAAGCCTCGCCACGCAATTCACCCCCACCGAGTCCGTGCTGGGCCTGCGTGAGCTCACCCAGGCCGGCTTCACCGCCGCGGAGGCCATGAAGCTGCTGGAGCCCGTACTAGACTTGGCCGGGGGCTCGCTGGGGGAGCTGACGCCGCAAGGTGCGGCGGGCCTCGCGTCGCAGGCGATGAAGGCCTTCGGCATCTCCGTGGACGGCGCCGCCCTCTCCGTCGACCAGATGCTCCAGGCCGTCAACGTCTTCGCCCTCAGCGCCAATGAGTTGCCCCTGGCCCTCGGCACCGCCGCGCGTGGCGCGCAGGCCCTCAATCAGTCCCTGCCCGAGACACTCATCGCCCTGGGCCTTGTGAAGAATGTCGTCCCCGGGGTGGAGCGCGCTTCCACCGCCGTGGCTGTCGCCATGGAGCGGATGGCGGACCCGGAGGTCCAGAAGCACCTGCGTGGCCTGGGCGTTGCCGTCACTGACTCCAGCGGCAACTTCCTCAGCTTCCTCGACATCCTCGACAAGCTGTCGCCCGCCCTTGAGCGCATGACGGCGGCGCAGCGCTCCGCCTTCCTGCTGAAGGCCTTCGGCCGCGAGGCGCTCGGTGGTGTGAATGCCATCCTCACGCAGTTCTCCAACGGCATCCGTAAGGACACCGGCGAAGTCGTCCGCGGCGCCGCGGCCCTCAAGCACCTGCGCGATGAGTTCGAGAAGGCGGGCGGCACAGCCACGAAGTTCCGCGAGCAGATGCTGGACACCTTCGAGGGCCAGAAGACGCTGCTGTCCGGCAACATGGAGACGCTGGCCATCGTCCTCGGGGAGCCCTTCTCCCAAGTCTTGAAGCCCCTCGTCACCCTCGTCGCCAGCGCAGTGCAGCAGGTGCTGGGTGTCTTCCAGGCGTTGCCCGGCCCGGTGAAGCGCGCCTTCGCAGCCTTCGCACTCGGAGCTGGCGGCCTGATGACCCTCGTCGGCGCCGTCATCGCCGCGAAGGTGGGCCTGGCGCTGATGGTGGTGGGCATCAAGGTGCTGGGCCTCACGCTGGGCGGCCTCCTGGCAACGGTGCTTCCGGCCGTGGGCGCTGTCGTCCTCCTGGGTGTCGCCGTGGCCGGCCTCGCCTATGCATTCCGTCACAACCTCGGTGGCCTGGGAGACTTCGCGCGGCGTGTGCAGGAGCAGGTAACTCTCGCCTTCCGCGGCCTCGTCCAGCTCTTCGAGGACGGAGGCTTCTCGGGCGCGGTGCGGGAGGAGCTGGGCCGCGCGGAGAACGCTGGCCTGAAGGACTTCCTCATCAACCTCTACCTGTGGGGCCATCGCCTCCACAGCTTCTTCTCCGGCATCGCCGACGGCTTCTCGGCCGGACTGGAGGCAGCGCGCCCCACTCTCGACGCCTTCCAGGCGACGCTGGTGCGGGTGGGCGCGACGCTGGGCTTCCTCTCCGAGAGGGACGACGCAGCCACAGCCGCCGCGAAGTTCGCTGCCTTCGGCGCCTCCGGAGCCACGGTGGGACGCGCCCTCGCCCGCGTCTTCGACTTCGTCGTCCTGGCTCTCACGGCCGCCGCAGAAGTGGTGGAGGGACTGGCGGGGCAGTGGGGCTACATGAAGGCCGGTGTCGACGTCCTCCTGGGCAGCCTGGCGCACCTCGGCCGCGTCCTCGGAGGCGCGCTCTCGGGCCTCGTGGGCACCAGCTCCGCCGCGAGGGAAGGCGGCAGCATCTGGGTGGCCATGGGGCAAGCCATCGGGTTTGCCATCGGCAACATCACCACCGTCGTGGGCGTGTTGGTGTCCGCTGTCTCCCTCGCGGTGTCCGTGGTGGGGGGCATCCTCAACGCAGCCCTGGCGGCCTTCTCCGGCATCGTCGACGTCTTCTGGGGCGTGGTGTTGACGCTCAGTGGCATCCTCACCGGCAACTGGGCCGAGGCGTGGACGGGCATGAAGCTCGTCGTCTTCGGCGTGGTGGACGCCATCTCCGGCGTCCTCCTGGAGTTGGTGGGCGCCATCCTCGGCGTCGTGGACGCGGTGGCGAACCTCTTCGGCACCGACACCGGCCTCCAGCAAGCCCTGCGGTCAGCTCGGCTGGGCCTCCACCGGGATTTGGCCGTCGCCTTCGGCCTCGAGGACTCCACCGGCAGCGCCACCACACCCACGTCCATCGTCACCAGCGCTTCTCCCACCTCGTCCGTGGACTGGCCCCTGGAGTCCTCATCCATGCCTGCGGTGGCGGCCCTCCAGGCCTCGCTGCCCCAGGCCGAGGTGCTCTCCTCGCAGCCGGCCTCGCCTCCAAGCGCCCCCGTCCTCGTGAGTGTCCAGGTGGACGGAGAGGTGCTTGCCCAGGCCACAGCGCGCGCCGAGAGGGACGCCGCCTCCCGCGCCTTCTCGCCCATGCCGTCTTACTGA